One stretch of Zerene cesonia ecotype Mississippi chromosome 20, Zerene_cesonia_1.1, whole genome shotgun sequence DNA includes these proteins:
- the LOC119834846 gene encoding uncharacterized protein LOC119834846, whose amino-acid sequence MKVVSIFVFVFATSVAGAPTIITSIPKHLQEENRQILRDKRSKYGLGYYSYGAASSPIAAYSPYQMNIPVQNYLNPYAYGYQTLYPGCGRGYYRSQAYHNDQEMMSFSDKEHEHQPASRNVMDTAETTSINQITPLSPSSMPSIGQLMTPTNGPAYGMFSNVQNVGCNVPLLFSCSPSIVPLRMRSSPQMGYGYGPYGYRGVEDMSYEPHGSFHEELAAHDSVGAGVSAVEANHEGGHQ is encoded by the coding sequence ATGAAGGTTGTGTCGATTTTCGTTTTTGTCTTCGCCACTTCAGTGGCGGGGGCTCCTACTATAATAACTTCAATACCAAAACATTTGCAAGAAGAGAATAGACAAATACTTCGCGATAAAAGGTCTAAATATGGACTTGGTTACTACTCTTACGGAGCAGCATCATCACCGATTGCAGCGTACTCCCCGTACCAAATGAATATCCCTGTCCAGAATTACTTGAATCCTTACGCCTATGGCTATCAAACGTTGTATCCCGGTTGCGGGCGTGGATATTACAGAAGCCAAGCCTATCATAACGACCAGGAGATGATGAGTTTCTCGGACAAGGAGCATGAGCATCAACCAGCATCAAGGAACGTTATGGATACTGCAGAAACAACCTCGATTAACCAAATAACTCCATTAAGTCCTTCAAGTATGCCCAGTATTGGTCAGTTGATGACTCCCACAAATGGACCAGCCTACGGAATGTTCTCCAATGTTCAAAATGTCGGGTGCAATGTGCCGCTGCTCTTCAGCTGTTCACCCTCTATAGTGCCGTTAAGGATGAGGTCATCTCCGCAAATGGGTTATGGTTATGGGCCGTATGGATACCGAGGTGTTGAGGATATGTCTTATGAACCCCATGGAAGTTTTCACGAGGAACTCGCTGCTCATGACAGTGTGGGTGCGGGTGTGAGTGCGGTTGAGGCAAACCATGAGGGCGGACATcagtga
- the LOC119834847 gene encoding uncharacterized protein LOC119834847, whose product MKKGVSLEKINGTEVISNANSKTSRRNLSNTSSTDDATHQKMPTFPFKPTPSGNLKVQSNQVVFQSSTVGVLLADPTQAKVKVKFEGKTTEELDDELNNLLSGNHDMNDEPNLQLQYGPKKSPNTQLHVKNVLERNINDKSRTETKNKELISMGYGQVEAIDWTHVQLPKKQELFQEFYRRVHNFINTDCIVHIGREEFHCHYMVLQIYSSFFNTNTQREIELPISNVKPDAFHTIYEWMIFSGSESNKLLKRDNVLDLYSAAQYLAIKDLEDQCWSFMENETIFNEDAAFVLYRKARIRNMTSVMELMVRRVKRFFLPLVASKDFLKLEAEEILTFLKSDYICVTSEIEVLMAGVRWLYGDWNLRKRFAVDVMRCVRFGLISPWQLVDIKRNPENAEILEIVNDSEVQQMVDDGLAYVIIKYWYGNNSKNYYHWIDVLGLSEPTERNWIGEEKNHVTYKEFLKYLEQFMVPKNQMYQQMAMMQPPRRSEDGPGSFRGKDQDKMDMRRPKLEFPSPATLMGFTDKEKFPGMSDLFNRKIQDGSSPSRSPPATRSPPPMESNVPTQTTLHESTNKPEADRKQKPTIDTGQIYDPPEKDSTEELQSTNSDTSDTIGSSVTVNVSDITIMCSRSPMKNSASEHKGVLESDITHDSFPGDILQGWEVGTYPAEDTRKSQKRHSVAACYLAAALASNRRDSQNPERRPQTSNATRPGVTTRPLTSQNIISPEASLFNQSKESLARANMNKLSTSILGPSNKNYIIDGSLFNWDRETVLVFGGIDPHTSYGVTGNTGKDIYSISSFRFDPVTNAWEYVGELPEPRHHHSVAFLRGRVFLVGGADPREDDLRGKSVVVSTVWSYEPVTRSWYSESGLAIPRKNFGLVVHKMALYAIGGQDKKGRVLRSVEKFDPKTGSWSEVRSMGVARMAVAAVKYREYIWVAGGMTGEKKKPVCKIVECYNSKTNEWTEIHSLRFPRCFATLFSMNDKLYIVGGAGKISDKDKTPSSVGDIDVWDWKDRQWKQETEMSIPRHGHALAYLGTQLIIIGGVTTIYMRALSNVESFCCERRAWIRGVASLPSPLSGHGAVTLPPASLM is encoded by the exons atgaaaaaaggtGTTAGTCTAGAAAAG ATAAATGGCACTGAAGTAATTTCAAATGCGAATAGCAAGACTTCTAGACGTAATCTGTCCaa cACGAGTAGCACAGATGATGCAACTCATCAAAAAATGCCGACATTCCCTTTTAAGCCGACCCCTAGtggaaatttaaaagttcAATCCAATCAG gTAGTATTTCAGTCTTCAACAGTAGGAGTTTTATTAGCGGATCCAACACAGGCAAAGGTGAAAGTTAAATTTGAGGGTAAGACTACTGAAGAACTAGATGatgaattaaacaatttactaTCTGGTAATCACGATATGAAC GATGAACCTAATCTCCAATTACAATATGGTCCCAAAAAAAGTCCTAATACGCAACTCCACGTAAAAAATGTACTAGAAAGAAATATCAATGATAAGTCGCGTactgaaacaaaaaacaaagaattgaTCAGTATGGGATACGGGCAGGTGGAAGCCATAGACTGGACGCATGTGCAATTGCCAAAGAAACAAGAATTATTTCAAGAATTCTATCGCAGAGTGCATAACTTCAT taaTACAGATTGCATTGTACACATTGGTCGTGAGGAATTCCATTGTCATTATATGGTACTACAGATATATTCGTCATTCTTCAACACAAACACTCAAAGGGAAATAGAATTACCCATT AGTAATGTTAAACCAGATGCCTTTCACACTATATACGAATGGATGATATTTAGCGGGTCAGAAAGCAATAAGTTGTTGAAAAGAGATAATGTTTTAGATCTGTATTCTGCTGCTCAGTATTTAGCAATAAAAG ATTTAGAAGACCAATGTTGGTCGTTTATGGAAAACGAGactatttttaatgaagatgcggcttttgttttatatagaaaagcAAGGATCAGGAACATGACTTCTGTTATGGAATTGATG GTGCGCCGAGTCAAGAGATTCTTTTTACCACTCGTTGCTTCAAAggattttcttaaattagaAGCTGAAGAGATATTGACCTTTTTAAAGTCGGATTATATCTGTGTAACAag TGAAATTGAGGTTCTAATGGCTGGCGTAAGATGGCTATACGGAGACTGGAATCTTCGAAAACGCTTTGCTGTAGATGTGATGCGGTGCGTGCGCTTCGGCCTCATCTCGCCCTGGCAACTCGTCGACATTAAGAGAAACCCGGAGAATGCTGAGATATTGGAAATTGTGAATGATTCAGAAGTTCAACAAATGGTCGACGATGGACTGGC ATAcgttatcataaaatattggtaTGGCAACAATTCTAAAAACTATTATCATTGGATTGATGTTTTGGGTTTATCTGAGCCAACGGAGAGAAATTGGATAGGCGAAGAGAAG AATCATGTGACGTACAAGGAGTTTCTGAAATATCTGGAACAGTTCATGGTGCCGAAAAATCAAATGTACCAACAGATGGCTATGATGCAGCCTCCAAGGAGGAGTGAAGATGGGCCTG GTAGTTTTCGAGGAAAGGATCAAGATAAAATGGATATGAGAAGACCGAAATTAGAGTTTCCCTCACCCGCCACTTTGATGGGATTTACGGATAAAGAGAAGTTTCCAGGAATGAGTGACCTTTTTAATAGAAAG ATACAAGACGGCAGCAGTCCGTCAAGATCACCACCGGCAACAAGATCGCCTCCGCCTATGGAGAGCAATGTTCCTACGCAAACCACATTACACGAGTCCACAAATAAACCTGAAGCAGATAGAAAACAGAAGCCAACAATAgat ACAGGTCAAATTTATGATCCGCCTGAAAAAGATTCTACGGAAGAATTACAGTCGACAAACAGCGATACAAGTGACACGATTGGATCCAGCGTAACTGTTAATGTAAGTGATATTACTATAATGTGTTCCCGCAGTCCCATGAAAAACAGCGCGTCGGAACATAAAGGGGTTttagaatccgacataacccacgactCTTTCCCGGGGGACATCTTACAGGGTTGGGAGGTGGGTACTTATCCAGCGGAG GATACAAGGAAGAGCCAAAAGAGACATAGCGTAGCTGCTTGTTACTTGGCTGCGGCTTTGGCAAGCAATAGAag agATTCTCAAAACCCTGAACGACGCCCTCAAACAAGCAATGCAACTCGCCCAGGTGTAACGACACGGCCACTGACAtcccaaaatataataagtccTGAAGCTTCTCTATTCAATCAGTCAAAGGAATCGCTTGCTAGAGCTAATAT GAATAAATTGTCAACGTCCATACTGGGTCCatccaataaaaattatatcatcgATGGGTCTCTTTTCAATTGGGATCGTGAGACTGTCCTAGTGTTCGGCGGGATCGATCCACATACTTCGTATGGTGTGACAGGCAACACTGGGAAGGATATTTACAG tatatcATCTTTCAGATTTGATCCAGTAACCAATGCTTGGGAATATGTAGGGGAGTTGCCCGAACCGAGACATCACCATTCGGTTGCTTTTTTACGTGGTCGGGTTTTTCTTGTCG gtgGTGCTGACCCTCGCGAAGACGATTTGCGTGGTAAATCTGTGGTCGTATCAACAGTATGGAGCTATGAACCGGTCACTAGGTCTTGGTACAGTGAATCAGGACTTGCAATACCAAGGAAAAACTTTGGTCTGGTTGTTCATAAGATGGCTTTATATGCAATTGGAGGGCAAGATAAAAAGGGCAG AGTATTAAGATCAGTAGAAAAGTTTGATCCAAAGACGGGATCCTGGAGTGAGGTGCGTTCGATGGGAGTAGCGCGGATGGCAGTGGCAGCGGTCAAATACAGAGAGTACATCTGGGTGGCCGGGGGCATGACTGGCGAGAAGAAGAAACCCGTCTGCAAGATTGTGGAGTGCTATAATTCAAAGACAAATGA ATGGACGGAAATTCACAGCCTTCGTTTCCCAAGATGCTTCGCTACATTATTTTCCATGAATGACAAATTGTATATAGTAGGAGGAGCTGGGAAAATATCAGATAag gACAAAACACCAAGTAGTGTTGGAGACATTGATGTATGGGATTGGAAGGACAGACAGTGGAAGCAAGAAACAGAAATGTCCATACCGAGACACGGACACGCCCTCGCGTATTTGGGCACACAGCTCATTATAATTG GTGGTGTAACAACGATTTATATGCGGGCCCTTAGCAACGTGGAGTCATTTTGCTGTGAACGTAGGGCCTGGATACGCGGAGTAGCCTCGTTACCATCACCTCTGTCTGGTCACGGCGCAGTCACTCTGCCCCCGGCGTCTCTCATGTGA